The Solanum pennellii chromosome 11, SPENNV200 genome contains a region encoding:
- the LOC107004591 gene encoding D-ribulose kinase isoform X1 — MASSILSSACSCVDFRSWRKLRSRMLECGVSGKGRNPIFTNDFEIGKKLYLGMDFGTSGARYSLIDGDGNIHAEGKREYPLYMKEEKMDWIQSWKDTLFLLLDDVPVSLRKVVASIAIDGTSATTIIIDSRSEEPLSRAFLYNESCPDALPLVKSIAPAKHTVCSGSSTLCKLVSWWNSYPSSKESAVLLHQADWLLWLLHGKLGVSDYNNALKVGYDPEMDSYPPWLLSQPYSHLLPSVQDPGTKIGCMKEDIRTQFGYPKDCVICTGTTDSIAAFLAARATQPGKAVTSLGSTLAIKLLSSRRVEDARFGVYSHRLDDKWLVGGASNTGGAVLRQLFTDEQLEKLSEQINPFETSPLDYYPLQAVGERFPVADPKMEPRLHPRPESDVEYLHGILESIARIEAKGYKLLKDLGATPVEEVITSGGGSKNQKWIKIRERVLGLPVCKADQTEAAYGAALLAMKGAISD, encoded by the exons ATGGCTAGCAGCATTTTGAGTAGTGCATGTTCATGTGTGGATTTTAGGAGTTGGAGAAAATTAAGATCAAGAATGTTAGAGTGTGGTGTATCTGGCAAAGGAAGAAATCCCATTTTTACAAATGATTTTGAAATTGGCAAGAAGCTTTATCTTGGTATGGATTTTGGAACATCTGGAGCTCGATATTCTCTTATTGATGGTGATGGTAATATTCATGCTGAAGGAAAAAGAGAGTACCCCCTTTATATG aaagaggaaaaaatggACTGGATACAATCATGGAAAGACACACTCTTTTTACTCCTTGATGATGTCCCGGTCAGTCTCCGAAAAGTTGTTGCGTCCATTGCCATCGATGGGACCTCTGCAACAACTATCATCATCGATAG TAGGAGCGAAGAGCCATTATCGAGAGCATTCCTGTATAATGAGAGCTGTCCTGATGCCTTGCCTTTGGTGAAGTCTATTGCTCCTGCAAAACATACAGTCTGCTCTGGATCCTCTACACTTTGCAAGCTTGTCTCATGGTGGAACTCTTATCCTTCTAGCAAGGAATCTGCGGTGTTGCTACATCAAGCAGATTGGTTATTGTGGCTGCTCCATGGCAAGCTGGGCGTGTCTGACTATAATAATGCTCTGAAG GTTGGCTATGATCCGGAAATGGATTCCTATCCGCCTTGGCTTCTATCTCAGCCATATTCTCATCTTTTACCTTCTGTACAAGATCCTGGTACTAAAATTGGGTGTATGAAAGAGGACATAAGAACTCAGTTTG GTTATCCAAAGGATTGCGTTATTTGTACAGGAACCACAGACAGTATAGCAGCGTTTCTAGCAGCACGAGCTACTCAACCTGGAAAAGCC GTCACATCTTTGGGTTCAACACTTGCTATCAAACTACTAAGCTCCAGAAGGGTAGAAGATGCTCGATTTGGAGTATATAGCCACCGTCTTGACGATAAATGGCTTGTTGGAGGTGCTTCAAACACAGGGGGAGCAGTTCTTAGGCAACTCTTCACCGATGAGCAGTTGGAGAAACTAAGTGAACAGATAAATCCCTTTGAAACTTCCCCTCTTGATTATTATCCCCTTCAAGCAGTTGGTGAAAGATTCCCTGTGGCAGATCCAAAGATGGAGCCAAG GTTACATCCACGTCCAGAAAGTGATGTTGAATATTTGCATGGTATTCTTGAATCAATTGCTCGCATTGAG GCAAAGGGATACAAGTTGCTGAAGGATCTAGGGGCCACCCCTGTTGAAGAAGTGATCACTTCTGGAGGAGGTTCTAAAAACCAAAAATGGATAAAGATACGCGAGAGGGTACTCGGTTTGCCCGTGTGCAAGGCAGACCAGACTGAAGCTGCCTATGGAGCTGCTTTATTGGCAATGAAGGGTGCAATATCTGATTAG
- the LOC107004591 gene encoding D-ribulose kinase isoform X2, giving the protein MASSILSSACSCVDFRSWRKLRSRMLECGVSGKGRNPIFTNDFEIGKKLYLGMDFGTSGARYSLIDGDGNIHAEGKREYPLYMKEEKMDWIQSWKDTLFLLLDDVPVSLRKVVASIAIDGTSATTIIIDSRSEEPLSRAFLYNESCPDALPLVKSIAPAKHTVCSGSSTLCKLVSWWNSYPSSKESAVLLHQADWLLWLLHGKLGVSDYNNALKVGYDPEMDSYPPWLLSQPYSHLLPSVQDPGTKIGCMKEDIRTQFGYPKDCVICTGTTDSIAAFLAARATQPGKAVTSLGSTLAIKLLSSRRVEDARFGVYSHRLDDKWLVGGASNTGGAVLRQLFTDEQLEKLSEQINPFETSPLDYYPLQAVGERFPVADPKMEPRVLKYAAIKRSLELFVQGAFRVVSFW; this is encoded by the exons ATGGCTAGCAGCATTTTGAGTAGTGCATGTTCATGTGTGGATTTTAGGAGTTGGAGAAAATTAAGATCAAGAATGTTAGAGTGTGGTGTATCTGGCAAAGGAAGAAATCCCATTTTTACAAATGATTTTGAAATTGGCAAGAAGCTTTATCTTGGTATGGATTTTGGAACATCTGGAGCTCGATATTCTCTTATTGATGGTGATGGTAATATTCATGCTGAAGGAAAAAGAGAGTACCCCCTTTATATG aaagaggaaaaaatggACTGGATACAATCATGGAAAGACACACTCTTTTTACTCCTTGATGATGTCCCGGTCAGTCTCCGAAAAGTTGTTGCGTCCATTGCCATCGATGGGACCTCTGCAACAACTATCATCATCGATAG TAGGAGCGAAGAGCCATTATCGAGAGCATTCCTGTATAATGAGAGCTGTCCTGATGCCTTGCCTTTGGTGAAGTCTATTGCTCCTGCAAAACATACAGTCTGCTCTGGATCCTCTACACTTTGCAAGCTTGTCTCATGGTGGAACTCTTATCCTTCTAGCAAGGAATCTGCGGTGTTGCTACATCAAGCAGATTGGTTATTGTGGCTGCTCCATGGCAAGCTGGGCGTGTCTGACTATAATAATGCTCTGAAG GTTGGCTATGATCCGGAAATGGATTCCTATCCGCCTTGGCTTCTATCTCAGCCATATTCTCATCTTTTACCTTCTGTACAAGATCCTGGTACTAAAATTGGGTGTATGAAAGAGGACATAAGAACTCAGTTTG GTTATCCAAAGGATTGCGTTATTTGTACAGGAACCACAGACAGTATAGCAGCGTTTCTAGCAGCACGAGCTACTCAACCTGGAAAAGCC GTCACATCTTTGGGTTCAACACTTGCTATCAAACTACTAAGCTCCAGAAGGGTAGAAGATGCTCGATTTGGAGTATATAGCCACCGTCTTGACGATAAATGGCTTGTTGGAGGTGCTTCAAACACAGGGGGAGCAGTTCTTAGGCAACTCTTCACCGATGAGCAGTTGGAGAAACTAAGTGAACAGATAAATCCCTTTGAAACTTCCCCTCTTGATTATTATCCCCTTCAAGCAGTTGGTGAAAGATTCCCTGTGGCAGATCCAAAGATGGAGCCAAG AGTACTGAAATATGCAGCAATTAAGAGAAGTTTGGAGTTGTTTGTGCAGGGGGCCTTTAGAGTCGTATCCTTCTGGTGA
- the LOC107004591 gene encoding D-ribulose kinase isoform X4, with product MILKLARSFILVWILEHLELDILLLMVMVIFMLKEKESTPFICRSEEPLSRAFLYNESCPDALPLVKSIAPAKHTVCSGSSTLCKLVSWWNSYPSSKESAVLLHQADWLLWLLHGKLGVSDYNNALKVGYDPEMDSYPPWLLSQPYSHLLPSVQDPGTKIGCMKEDIRTQFGYPKDCVICTGTTDSIAAFLAARATQPGKAVTSLGSTLAIKLLSSRRVEDARFGVYSHRLDDKWLVGGASNTGGAVLRQLFTDEQLEKLSEQINPFETSPLDYYPLQAVGERFPVADPKMEPRLHPRPESDVEYLHGILESIARIEAKGYKLLKDLGATPVEEVITSGGGSKNQKWIKIRERVLGLPVCKADQTEAAYGAALLAMKGAISD from the exons ATGATTTTGAAATTGGCAAGAAGCTTTATCTTGGTATGGATTTTGGAACATCTGGAGCTCGATATTCTCTTATTGATGGTGATGGTAATATTCATGCTGAAGGAAAAAGAGAGTACCCCCTTTATATG TAGGAGCGAAGAGCCATTATCGAGAGCATTCCTGTATAATGAGAGCTGTCCTGATGCCTTGCCTTTGGTGAAGTCTATTGCTCCTGCAAAACATACAGTCTGCTCTGGATCCTCTACACTTTGCAAGCTTGTCTCATGGTGGAACTCTTATCCTTCTAGCAAGGAATCTGCGGTGTTGCTACATCAAGCAGATTGGTTATTGTGGCTGCTCCATGGCAAGCTGGGCGTGTCTGACTATAATAATGCTCTGAAG GTTGGCTATGATCCGGAAATGGATTCCTATCCGCCTTGGCTTCTATCTCAGCCATATTCTCATCTTTTACCTTCTGTACAAGATCCTGGTACTAAAATTGGGTGTATGAAAGAGGACATAAGAACTCAGTTTG GTTATCCAAAGGATTGCGTTATTTGTACAGGAACCACAGACAGTATAGCAGCGTTTCTAGCAGCACGAGCTACTCAACCTGGAAAAGCC GTCACATCTTTGGGTTCAACACTTGCTATCAAACTACTAAGCTCCAGAAGGGTAGAAGATGCTCGATTTGGAGTATATAGCCACCGTCTTGACGATAAATGGCTTGTTGGAGGTGCTTCAAACACAGGGGGAGCAGTTCTTAGGCAACTCTTCACCGATGAGCAGTTGGAGAAACTAAGTGAACAGATAAATCCCTTTGAAACTTCCCCTCTTGATTATTATCCCCTTCAAGCAGTTGGTGAAAGATTCCCTGTGGCAGATCCAAAGATGGAGCCAAG GTTACATCCACGTCCAGAAAGTGATGTTGAATATTTGCATGGTATTCTTGAATCAATTGCTCGCATTGAG GCAAAGGGATACAAGTTGCTGAAGGATCTAGGGGCCACCCCTGTTGAAGAAGTGATCACTTCTGGAGGAGGTTCTAAAAACCAAAAATGGATAAAGATACGCGAGAGGGTACTCGGTTTGCCCGTGTGCAAGGCAGACCAGACTGAAGCTGCCTATGGAGCTGCTTTATTGGCAATGAAGGGTGCAATATCTGATTAG
- the LOC107004591 gene encoding D-ribulose kinase isoform X3 — translation MDWIQSWKDTLFLLLDDVPVSLRKVVASIAIDGTSATTIIIDSRSEEPLSRAFLYNESCPDALPLVKSIAPAKHTVCSGSSTLCKLVSWWNSYPSSKESAVLLHQADWLLWLLHGKLGVSDYNNALKVGYDPEMDSYPPWLLSQPYSHLLPSVQDPGTKIGCMKEDIRTQFGYPKDCVICTGTTDSIAAFLAARATQPGKAVTSLGSTLAIKLLSSRRVEDARFGVYSHRLDDKWLVGGASNTGGAVLRQLFTDEQLEKLSEQINPFETSPLDYYPLQAVGERFPVADPKMEPRLHPRPESDVEYLHGILESIARIEAKGYKLLKDLGATPVEEVITSGGGSKNQKWIKIRERVLGLPVCKADQTEAAYGAALLAMKGAISD, via the exons atggACTGGATACAATCATGGAAAGACACACTCTTTTTACTCCTTGATGATGTCCCGGTCAGTCTCCGAAAAGTTGTTGCGTCCATTGCCATCGATGGGACCTCTGCAACAACTATCATCATCGATAG TAGGAGCGAAGAGCCATTATCGAGAGCATTCCTGTATAATGAGAGCTGTCCTGATGCCTTGCCTTTGGTGAAGTCTATTGCTCCTGCAAAACATACAGTCTGCTCTGGATCCTCTACACTTTGCAAGCTTGTCTCATGGTGGAACTCTTATCCTTCTAGCAAGGAATCTGCGGTGTTGCTACATCAAGCAGATTGGTTATTGTGGCTGCTCCATGGCAAGCTGGGCGTGTCTGACTATAATAATGCTCTGAAG GTTGGCTATGATCCGGAAATGGATTCCTATCCGCCTTGGCTTCTATCTCAGCCATATTCTCATCTTTTACCTTCTGTACAAGATCCTGGTACTAAAATTGGGTGTATGAAAGAGGACATAAGAACTCAGTTTG GTTATCCAAAGGATTGCGTTATTTGTACAGGAACCACAGACAGTATAGCAGCGTTTCTAGCAGCACGAGCTACTCAACCTGGAAAAGCC GTCACATCTTTGGGTTCAACACTTGCTATCAAACTACTAAGCTCCAGAAGGGTAGAAGATGCTCGATTTGGAGTATATAGCCACCGTCTTGACGATAAATGGCTTGTTGGAGGTGCTTCAAACACAGGGGGAGCAGTTCTTAGGCAACTCTTCACCGATGAGCAGTTGGAGAAACTAAGTGAACAGATAAATCCCTTTGAAACTTCCCCTCTTGATTATTATCCCCTTCAAGCAGTTGGTGAAAGATTCCCTGTGGCAGATCCAAAGATGGAGCCAAG GTTACATCCACGTCCAGAAAGTGATGTTGAATATTTGCATGGTATTCTTGAATCAATTGCTCGCATTGAG GCAAAGGGATACAAGTTGCTGAAGGATCTAGGGGCCACCCCTGTTGAAGAAGTGATCACTTCTGGAGGAGGTTCTAAAAACCAAAAATGGATAAAGATACGCGAGAGGGTACTCGGTTTGCCCGTGTGCAAGGCAGACCAGACTGAAGCTGCCTATGGAGCTGCTTTATTGGCAATGAAGGGTGCAATATCTGATTAG